From Pontibacter actiniarum, a single genomic window includes:
- a CDS encoding alkaline phosphatase D family protein, with product MIFHKSQKAGAFPGFFFLTVWLLAGLRAQAQVDAPELTNLYALDKAPFYHGVASGDPLHERVIIWTRVTPPRHQQVQVQWKVATDAAFKHIVQKGQVLTDSSRDYTVKVDIGGLRPGKTYYYGFEALGGHSMTGRTKTAAKDAKELRFGFVSCSNYQAGFFHAYGLLAEQEGLDAVVHLGDYIYEYPAKVYGDTTLHRFHIPRHEVVTVKDYRQRYNQYHLDSSLVKLRAKYPMINIWDDHEIANNANREGAANHNPSEEGTYQQRKQSAKTAFFEWLPVREQQGERLYRAFNFGKLLQLVVLDERLQRDRPPRNIDRPRYQDSTRTMLGQEQRDWLLNKLQQPYRWQVIGNQVVFGGVNIAFQKPERPRYMDMWDGYPFEKQRIIRHLRKRVSSQVLFVTGDFHSSLALDVTEDYLNPASYNGESGKGAIASEWVVPSITAANYDYYMPMEQAREIARLHRLPQYNPHMRYIDLTKHGFVVLRINRKEAVGQYFYVHDLADPQAGGQAGPALKVKHGEAHMQIIK from the coding sequence ATGATATTCCATAAATCGCAAAAAGCCGGGGCCTTCCCCGGCTTTTTCTTTTTAACTGTTTGGCTGCTGGCTGGCCTTCGCGCACAAGCGCAGGTGGACGCTCCAGAGCTGACAAACTTGTATGCCTTGGACAAAGCCCCTTTCTACCATGGGGTGGCCAGTGGCGATCCGCTGCACGAGCGGGTCATCATCTGGACCAGGGTGACGCCTCCGCGGCACCAGCAGGTACAGGTACAGTGGAAGGTGGCCACTGATGCCGCATTCAAGCACATCGTGCAAAAAGGACAGGTCCTCACCGACAGCAGCCGAGACTATACGGTAAAGGTGGATATCGGTGGCCTCAGGCCGGGAAAGACGTACTACTATGGCTTTGAAGCCCTCGGGGGGCACTCCATGACAGGGAGGACCAAAACGGCCGCTAAGGACGCCAAAGAGCTCCGGTTTGGCTTCGTGTCCTGCTCCAACTATCAAGCTGGTTTCTTCCATGCCTATGGTTTACTGGCCGAGCAGGAAGGGCTGGATGCAGTCGTGCACCTGGGGGATTATATTTATGAGTACCCGGCTAAGGTATATGGTGACACCACTTTGCACCGCTTTCATATTCCCAGGCACGAAGTGGTGACGGTAAAGGACTACCGGCAGCGTTACAACCAGTACCACCTGGACAGCAGTCTGGTGAAACTGCGGGCAAAGTACCCGATGATCAATATCTGGGATGACCATGAGATCGCCAACAACGCCAACCGGGAAGGCGCCGCCAACCACAACCCCAGCGAAGAAGGAACCTACCAGCAGCGGAAGCAGTCTGCAAAGACCGCTTTCTTTGAGTGGCTGCCGGTCCGGGAGCAGCAGGGGGAACGCCTATATCGCGCCTTTAACTTTGGCAAGCTGCTGCAACTGGTGGTGCTTGACGAGCGACTGCAGCGAGACCGTCCGCCCCGCAACATTGACAGGCCGCGCTACCAGGATTCCACGCGCACCATGCTCGGCCAGGAGCAGCGGGACTGGCTATTAAACAAACTGCAGCAGCCTTACCGCTGGCAGGTCATCGGCAACCAGGTGGTGTTTGGCGGCGTGAATATTGCTTTTCAAAAGCCCGAGCGGCCCAGGTACATGGATATGTGGGACGGCTATCCATTCGAAAAGCAACGTATCATTCGCCACCTGCGCAAGAGAGTTTCCTCGCAGGTGCTGTTCGTGACAGGAGACTTCCACAGCAGCCTGGCTTTGGATGTGACGGAAGACTACCTAAACCCTGCTAGCTATAACGGGGAGAGCGGGAAAGGGGCTATCGCCTCCGAGTGGGTGGTGCCGAGCATTACGGCCGCGAACTATGATTACTACATGCCGATGGAGCAGGCCCGGGAGATCGCACGCCTGCACAGACTCCCGCAGTACAACCCGCACATGCGCTACATCGATTTGACAAAGCACGGCTTTGTGGTGCTGCGCATCAACAGGAAAGAGGCAGTTGGGCAATATTTTTACGTCCATGACTTAGCTGATCCGCAGGCGGGAGGACAGGCCGGCCCTGCTCTAAAAGTAAAGCACGGTGAGGCGCACATGCAAATCATAAAGTAG